In Phlebotomus papatasi isolate M1 chromosome 1, Ppap_2.1, whole genome shotgun sequence, the following proteins share a genomic window:
- the LOC129809929 gene encoding uncharacterized protein LOC129809929 isoform X2 produces the protein MLEGDLGTKMSKDSVASERPRPNTLEFLSKFVIFEPSTAQVNGECADHDHQLTKKEENVARSDMHEDNIIRERCDCSICMKYRECIIQIYLEDLEYNILWERLQLIIRKYYDLIPEDSPLDRKYRELMSKNTTKWLSDGQLDFKKNIQISLGSNLPLTNEMTFILVFSMLYSRDPHQLFELLCIQVRCLVMAYAEGLKDIIKYREDGITPEFNSLELTPYVLDGYEKICNASKVLTPLLFEDQSGHLQQFSLTWQQLNKRLYHKFVYSQVQYLIPQCLAQLRLISYDDTPSILKRYFDFSDELMLTTEMWKESWLQLQAYHMTQKDIERRQRILTAHNFLELIRNSRSSGESSVPAELSSGGFLDWLESQDKDYVWRNTLSHIRTKWTPCTDKRLTAQIENNQCLHCNVELADHKLHCECRTCLIAGGPVFSQSDEQNLKICAKCCFKTFDRDYLTYVMKFIHKHEEKYFVETDKGRQCISFDLFSSDAETSSVAVVKAENQVIYHLAWAVFKHIPDRVPYTIKKLDLRHLCMFRTTPCRRVECRVATHLIVALYPFKLTKFLLNSYQPLSDELRKKFFRNPNNNSSNYLHLLYEDCNLDTGIVASVFAECYLTDFTFPPDEEIFPCFQFLFKTTGTDIEIDLGWLECIHITKAMILESKTDSDKKSLAEECLSVADLKIQMENLKLSGPSCADSKDALADIKMEVKTTADKLMKRFAEGLDKTELMPEKAEKTDAVEVAKPSKEFKTEVLTEAMRLAHSRKLNKKLEAELRTLKKEHSALKDMMRDLEQIKESENKLLKAEKSSTKCCADHSDILESCRENHSSKLCHKGDGQCTCYYCTIFGHTVRKTRSKNRECNHGRNNETRDRLRKRLHQIHNTKEMKPLKNFKAVAPGLFKSVANTAKMNTVAKDSSKEGTGQNSGNPAVLQAPIKRKLAPLPGKDAPLIKPATVGNLIREENHEVKVMTKQPVPSCNSSAPSSIGRRDSSSCGTVDGTSPLNDILQFIEGAPVPKNCDGKDPDKKAAKKERQRQKKMELKKMEELEVLKLQYHKDCAKEVEAKAELKALKSVKKKDKKKINEHDAELKRLTRIKSKTESAICEIICEIRENNPEFNYNYQPPKEPKSKPGKQADSQKDGKGKSETFPQQVPPQLIPPQFHPLNRKSTVSSYVTSSQNPSQMNCEISLDPTKRMVTIRRINLPHAEPQVTVTAKGASPDKDQLLYSFINGQMVPASSLDPTLVKSLHPSRYNMEEQYQASLQQHNQAMRHVCRDECCMPLPPPPPTPPELRSKPKATTKKPAEQLKNKSADTKTAQSKKVAESQSSTQKANKKLKKPAEISEKEVKPTKATSKKQDEKEEKKSKESNKSKAVAKQPAKEEPKLEKKKEAEIRPKENKESKKNKTKSRKDSEETVQESNTRHVYEYIDPEFKVNKFGVLDTDDGSDVESASSEMCQSPVQKQPERIAKEPKSQPNKKQKEKSKEDFSKVEKVAERKNNAKSRVQESPAPTKTVPEEPVNPPLTKKQKKKLAQQEKNAKLKVEAAASTAKTSVDKNVSRAEKVAKSLSKSMLKLHLNADTTIELVNDCQSPDKQQTNGISIMEQLNRGIKVEGLTLPPGITLTRVDPSMAEAVKAKKESIGRLCTPISTQQQVVEPPRPPPHMLMANSMNGSVPCGIAPDGTGLIMVDPLSNMRKQASGPPAQEESKKSKKRNKRKTKGGKEEAVPCNNRSRRESDSQKHSSKIITLRNPMFHAVTDAIRQQGGAPMRPQSGGAMTGDPPAAIIKNENGMFTIRNPALHQALSSGVGTNFRQYSPNVYCPTDSQENFSYFSDNLAAGGGCNGNGGKCNSAIGSEMRSVQQKPWQPHQHQGIESGSGQDRGEGGFNHIHTHFNPQSSTRSYSPFDNQQSYGFNGDFLGTSSQVTQAHPHEYFSSGVQMNGNSSGGYSVFSSGSECSGGHQPIINTQSRFSSDTDEAELSAKLSELSFLQNLQPGQRLNSEVTIHNISESKFLRNQSAAAANAGSNKVEITRIPSSTANTCDNLNLAVGSHRSGKTRASNGCSSNSNGSEILPEFGDSIFAPNQKVNLNELESEERDIETFKRFNYYFEPPKNKPKVNLNLKDIVLNKKKSSPESPSMFFGGLDGNSITSTPSLDEMMYQQQEYSACQSSDILLDDAGIHEGCNGRAGDGDNLGVIGSGLKAAIHGNMA, from the exons ATGCTGGAGGGAGATTTGGGCACCAAAATGAGCAAGGATAGTGTTGCATCGGAGCGTCCGCGTCCAAACACGCTGGAATTTCTCTcgaaatttgttatttttgagCCATCAACAGCTCAAGTGAATGGGGAGTGTGCTGATCATGATCATCAGTTGACCAAGAAG GAGGAGAATGTGGCAAGAAGTGATATGCATGAGGATAACATAATCCGCGAGAGATGCGACTGCAGCATTTGCATGAAGTACAGAGAATGCATTATTCAGATCTATCTGGAAGATCTTGAGTACAATATCCTCTGGGAGAGACTTCAGCTCATCATCCGGAAATACTACGATCTAATTCCGGAAGATTCACCCCTGGATCGCAAGTACCGTGAACTGATGAGCAAGAATACCACAAAGTGGTTGAGTGATGGGCAATTGGACTTTAAGAAGAACATCCAGATATCACTGGGTTCCAATTTGCCCCTGACCAATGAGATGACATTTATTCTCGTGTTCAGTATGCTCTATTCGCGGGATCCGCATCAGCTCTTTGAGTTGCTGTGCATTCAGGTGCGGTGCCTCGTAATGGCGTATGCAGAAGGACTCAAGGACATCATCAAATACAGGGAGGATGGGATAACTCCGGAATTTAATTCCCTGGAATTGACGCCAT acGTCCTAGATGGCTATGAAAAAATCTGCAATGCATCAAAGGTGCTGACTCCTTTGCTGTTTGAGGATCAATCGGGGCACTTGCAGCAATTCTCTCTCACGTGGCAGCAGCTCAATAAGAGACTGTACCACAAGTTTGTCTACTCCCAGGTGCAGTACTTGATCCCTCAGTGTCTGGCACAGTTGAGATTGATCTCCTACGATGACACTCCGTCAATTCTCAAGCGATACTTTGACTTTAGTGATGAACTAATGCTCACGACTGAGATGTGGAAGGAGTCCTGGTTGCAGCTGCAGGCCTACCACATGACTCAGAAAGATATTGAGCGACGGCAGAGAATTCTGACGGCTCACAATTTTCTCGAATTGATCCGGAATAGTCGATCGAGTGGGGAGAGTTCGGTGCCGGCGGAATTGAGTAGTGGGGGCTTCCTGGATTGGCTGGAGAGTCAGGATAAGGATTATGTGTGGCGGAATACGCTGTCGCACATCCGAACAAAGTGGACTCCGTGCACGGATAAGCGACTGACGGCACAGATTGAGAACAATCAGTGTCTGCATTGCAATGTGGAATTGGCTGATCATAAGTTGCACTGCGAATGCCGGACGTGCCTGATAGCAGGAGGTCCGGTTTTTTCGCAGTCTGACGAGCAGAATCTCAAGATTTGCGCCAAGTGTTGCTTCAAGACATTCGATCGGGATTACTTGACGTATGTGATGAAGTTTATACATAAGCACGAAGAGAAGTATTTTGTGGAGACGGACAAGGGACGTCAGTGTATTTCCTTTGATCTCTTCTCGAGTGATGCTGAAACTTCTTCTGTGGCTGTGGTTAAGGCAGAAAATCAAGTTATCTACCATCTGGCCTGGGCTGTTTTTAAGCATATTCCCGATAGGGTGCCCTATACCATCAAAAAACTCGATCTTAGGCATCTGTGTATGTTCCGGACAACTCCGTGCCGGCGAGTTGAATGTCGCGTTGCGACTCATTTAATTGTGGCCCTGTATCCATTTAAACTCACCAAATTCCTCTTGAATTCCTACCAACCACTTTCGGATGAACTGAGAAAGAAGTTCTTCCGGAATCCCAATAATAATTCCTCAAATTATCTCCATCTTCTCTATGAAGATTGCAATTTGGATACGGGAATTGTAGCGTCAGTTTTTGCCGAATGTTACCTCACTGATTTCACATTTCCGCCCGACGAAGAGATCTTTCCGTGCTTCCAGTTTCTGTTTAAGACAACAGGAACggatattgaaattgatttggGATGGTTGGAGTGTATTCACATAACAAAAGCCATGATTCTCGAATCAAAGACGGATTCAGATAAAAAGAGTCTGGCTGAAGAGTGTCTGTCAGTGGCAGATCTGAAGATTCAAATGGAGAATCTCAAATTAAGTGGACCAAGTTGTGCAGATAGCAAAGATGCCCTGGCGGACATAAAGATGGAAGTGAAGACAACAGCAGATAAATTGATGAAGAGATTTGCCGAGGGGCTCGACAAGACGGAATTGATGCCAGAGAAGGCAGAGAAGACTGATGCAGTGGAAGTAGCGAAGCCATCGAAGGAATTTAAAACAGAAGTTCTGACTGAGGCCATGAGATTGGCTCACAGTAGGAAATTGAATAAGAAACTCGAAGCTGAATTGAGGACGTTGAAGAAGGAGCATAG TGCACTCAAGGATATGATGAGGGATTTGGAGCAAATTAAGGAGAGTGAAAATAAACTCCTAAAGGCTGAGAAGAGCAGCACAAaat GTTGTGCTGATCACTCGGACATCTTGGAGAGTTGCAGAGAGAATCACTCGAGCAAGCTCTGCCACAAAGGCGATGGCCAGTGCACGTGCTACTACTGCACAATATTTGGGCATACCGTACGTAAAACTCGTAGTAAAAATAGG GAATGCAATCATGGGAGGAATAATGAAACGAGGGATAGATTGCGAAAGAGATTGCATCAGATACACAATACGAAGGAGATGAAACCGTTGAAGAATTTTAAAGCAGTAGCTCCTGGGCTTTTTAAATCGGTGGCCAATACGGCAAAAATGAATACGGTAGCGAAGGATAGTTCGAAGGAGGGTACGGGTCAGAATTCGGGAAATCCGGCTGTTTTGCAGGCACCGATTAAGAGAAAACTCGCACCGCTGCCGGGAAAGGATGCACCGCTAATAAAACCAGCTACTGTGGGCAATTTGATAAGGGAGGAAAATCATGAAGTGAAAGTGATGACTAAACAGCCTGTTCCATCGTGCAACAGCAGTGCACCATCTTCCATTGGTCGAAGGGATAGTAGTAGTTGTGGAACAGTTGATGGAACATCACCACTAAATGATATTCTGCAGTTTATCGAAGGAGCTCCAGTACCCAAAAACTGTGATGGAAAGGATCCGGACAAGAAGGCAGCCAAAAAGGAGAGGCAGCGACAGAAGAAGATGGAACTGAAGAAGATGGAAGAGCTTGAAGTGTTGAAATTGCAATATCACAAAGATTGTGCCAAGGAAGTGGAAGCTAAGGCAGAATTGAAGGCTCTAAAGTCAGTCAAGAAGAaggataagaaaaaaattaatgagcatGATGCTGAACTGAAACGACTGACAAGGATAAAGTCAAAGACAGAATCGGCAATTTGTGAGATTATCTGTGAGATTCGGGAAAATAATCCGGAATTCAATTACAACTATCAACCGCCTAAGGAGCCAAAAAGCAAGCCAGGAAAGCAGGCTGATAGTCAGAAAGATGGAAAGGGTAAATCAGAGACATTTCCTCAGCAAGTTCCTCCACAGCTCATTCCGCCTCAATTTCATCCGCTAAATCGAAAGTCCACGGTGAGTTCGTATGTTACTTCGAGCCAGAATCCATCTCAGATGAACTGTGAGATCTCCCTGGATCCGACGAAGCGTATGGTTACCATACGGCGAATCAATCTTCCGCATGCTGAGCCCCAAGTTACAGTAACGGCCAAAGGAGCATCTCCGGACAAGGATCAACTTCTGTATTCCTTCATTAATGGTCAAATGGTTCCTGCTTCCTCATTAGATCCTACCTTGGTCAAGAGTCTTCATCCCAGTCGGTACAACATGGAAGAACAGTATCAAGCAAGCTTACAGCAACACAATCAAGCAATGCGACATGTCTGCAGAGATGAATGCTGCATGCCTCTTCCTCCGCCACCGCCAACGCCACCTGAGTTGCGCAGTAAACCAAAGGCGACCACCAAGAAGCCAGCTGAACAGCTCAAGAACAAATCCGCAGATACAAAAACTGCTCAAAGCAAGAAAGTCGCAGAAAGTCAATCCAGTACGCAAAAGGCGAACAAGAAGCTGAAGAAACCCGCAGAAATTTCCGAGAAGGAAGTCAAACCGACCAAGGCGACCAGCAAAAAGCAGGATGAGAAGGAAGAAAAGAAGTCCAAGGAGAGCAATAAGTCCAAAGCAGTTGCAAAGCAACCTGCCAAGGAAGAGCCAAAACTCGAGAAGAAGAAAGAAGCCGAGATCAGACCGAAAGAAAACAAGGAGAGCAAGAAAAATAAGACTAAATCTCGCAAAGATTCCGAAGAAACTGTCCAGGAATCCAACACTAGGCACGTTTACGAGTACATAGATCCAGAATTTAAGGTCAATAAATTTGGCGTCTTGGACACGGATGATGGTTCAGATGTTGAATCAGCTTCGTCAGAAATGTGTCAGTCACCGGTTCAGAAGCAACCTGAGCGAATAGCAAAAGAGCCCAAAAGTCAACCGAATAAGAAGCAGAAGGAAAAGTCTAAGGAAGACTTTAGCAAAGTAGAGAAGGTCGCAGAAAGGAAGAACAATGCTAAGTCGAGAGTTCAAGAAAGTCCAGCTCCAACGAAGACAGTTCCCGAGGAACCAGTCAATCCGCCTCTGACGAAGAAGCAAAAGAAGAAACTGGCGCAACAGGAGAAGAATGCCAAGTTGAAAGTCGAGGCAGCAGCATCAACTGCTAAAACGTCTGTTGATAAGAATGTTTCGAGGGCGGAGAAAGTTGCCAAATCTCTCTCGAAATCCATGCTGAAGTTGCATCTGAATGCTGATACGACTATTGAGCTGGTCAACGACTGTCAGAGTCCCGATAAG CAACAGACCAATGGCATCAGCATAATGGAACAACTGAATAGGGGAATAAAAGTAGAAGGTTTGACCCTTCCTCCTGGTATCACGCTAACTCGGGTTGATCCATCCATGGCTGAGGCTGTGAAGGCCAAAAAGGAATCCATCGGAAGG CTGTGCACTCCAATTTCGACTCAACAGCAAGTGGTTGAACCTCCAAGACCTCCACCGCACATGTTGATGGCAAATAGCATGAATGGATCAGTTCCGTGTGGAATTGCTCCGGACGGGACGGGATTGATAATGGTTGATCCATTGAGTAATATGAGAAAACAGGCATCAGGTCCTCCGGCCCAGGAGGAATCCAAAAAGTCCAAGAAGAGGAATAAGCGAAAGACAAAAGGTGGAAAGGAGGAGGCGGTGCCTTGTAACAATCGCAGTCGGCGGGAAAGTGATAGTCAGAAGCATTCTTCAAAGATTATAACACTGCGAAATCCCATGTTTCATGCAGTTACTGATGCTATTCGTCAGCAAGGTGGAGCTCCTATGAGGCCCCAATCGGGCGGGGCGATGACTGGAGATCCTCCGGCTGCGATAATTAAGAATGAAAATGGGATGTTTACTATTCGGAATCCGGCTCTGCATCAGGCACTGTCAAGTGGAGTTGGTACGAATTTCCGGCAGTACAGTCCGAATGTGTACTGTCCGACGGATTCCCAGGAGAACTTTTCCTATTTCTCGGACAATTTAGCTGCAGGAGGGGGATGCAATGGGAACGGGGGGAAGTGCAATTCGGCCATTGGGAGTGAGATGAGGAGTGTTCAGCAGAAACCATGGCAACCACATCAGCATCAAGGAATAGAGAGTGGCAGTGGTCAGGATCGTGGAGAGGGTGGTTTCAATCATATCCACACGCATTTCAATCCTCAATCCTCCACCAGATCCTACTCTCCCTTTGACAATCAACAAAGTTATGGGTTCAATGGGGATTTCCTGGGCACTTCGTCGCAAGTGACTCAGGCTCATCCTCATGAGTACTTCAGCAGTGGCGTTCAGATGAATGGAAATTCTTCCGGAGGATACAGTGTCTTCTCTTCGGGCAGTGAATGCAGTGGTGGCCATCAGCCAATCATCAACACTCAGAGTCGCTTTTCAAGTGACACAGATGAGGCAGAACTGAGCGCAAAACTCAGCGAATTGTCTTTTCTGCAGAATCTTCAGCCTGGTCAGAGGCTCAATAGCGAG GTGACCATCCACAATATCAGTGAATCGAAGTTTCTGCGGAATCAATCAGCGGCAGCTGCAAATGCTGGATCCAACAAAGTCGAAATCACCAGAATTCCCAGTTCGACAGCAAATACTTGTGATAATCTCAATTTGGCCGTGGGGAGTCATCGGTCGGGGAAAACCAGGGCTAGCAATGGATGTTCAAGCAACAGCAATGGCAGTGAAATTTTACCAGAATTTGGAG